A single region of the Microlunatus panaciterrae genome encodes:
- a CDS encoding M3 family metallopeptidase: MTAANPFFAPSELPYELPPFARIEVSHFREALERGMAEQLAEVEAIALSAEEPTMANTIDALERSGRILTRVMRVFDNQTSADTNEELQQIEADFAPRFAAHDDAILLNERLFARIDALYARRDELDLTAEARHVLRRYHLDFVRAGAALAPEQRQRLREINTQLASLSTLFGSNLLADTNASALQLSSRADLDGLSEDAIAAAAAAAQSRGLDGYLITLVLPTHQPALESLTNRQVRRRLYEASVARGSRGNAHDNTDIARQLVVLRAERAELLGYRSHSDYVLADRTAGSNEQLDAMLDQLIAPAVANAHAEQADLAAAMAADGVEDEFAAWDWAFYAEAVRRERYELDTNALRPYFEVDRTLVDGVFFAATSLYGITFTARDDLQAYHPEARVFEVRNADGSELGLFIADYFTRDSKRGGAWMNSLVTQSRLLDQKPVVLNNMNIPKPPPGQPALMSLDEVRTMFHEFGHALHGLFSSVTYPRVAGTAVARDFVEYPSQVNEMWLSWPEVIANYTRHHESAEPLPADVITRIEESSAFNQGFETVSYLAATWLDLCWHRLGAAEARALEGSIEDFERRALEQVGLALETVPPRYRSAYFNHIFASGYASGYYSYIWSEVLDADTVEWFKESGGLQRRNGDLFRDALLARGASGPEMSFFESFRGRPASITPLLERRGLASAPSSP; this comes from the coding sequence GTGACTGCTGCGAACCCCTTCTTCGCTCCCAGCGAGCTGCCGTACGAACTGCCGCCGTTTGCCCGGATCGAGGTGTCGCACTTCCGGGAGGCGCTGGAGCGGGGGATGGCAGAGCAGCTGGCCGAGGTCGAGGCGATCGCACTGTCGGCCGAGGAGCCGACGATGGCCAACACGATCGACGCCCTGGAGCGCTCAGGTCGCATCCTCACCCGGGTGATGCGGGTGTTCGACAACCAGACCTCGGCCGACACCAACGAGGAGCTGCAGCAGATCGAGGCGGACTTCGCTCCCCGCTTCGCCGCCCACGACGACGCGATCCTGCTGAACGAGCGGCTGTTCGCCAGGATCGACGCGCTGTACGCCAGGCGGGACGAGCTGGACCTGACCGCCGAGGCACGCCACGTCCTGCGGCGCTACCACCTGGACTTCGTCCGCGCCGGGGCGGCGCTGGCCCCTGAGCAGCGGCAACGGCTGCGGGAGATCAACACCCAGCTGGCATCGTTGTCCACCCTGTTCGGCAGCAACCTGCTGGCCGACACCAACGCGTCGGCGCTGCAGCTGAGCTCCCGAGCGGACCTGGACGGGCTCTCCGAGGATGCCATCGCGGCAGCGGCGGCGGCCGCGCAGTCCCGCGGCCTGGACGGTTACCTGATCACGCTGGTGCTGCCGACGCACCAACCCGCGCTGGAGTCGCTCACCAACCGACAGGTTCGGCGTCGGCTGTACGAAGCCTCGGTTGCTCGCGGTAGCCGAGGCAACGCCCACGACAACACCGACATCGCCCGGCAGCTGGTGGTGCTGCGGGCCGAGCGGGCCGAGCTGCTCGGCTATCGCAGCCACAGCGACTATGTGCTTGCCGACCGGACGGCCGGGTCGAACGAGCAGCTGGACGCGATGCTCGACCAGCTGATCGCCCCGGCGGTGGCCAACGCGCACGCGGAGCAGGCCGACCTGGCGGCGGCCATGGCGGCCGACGGTGTCGAGGACGAGTTCGCCGCCTGGGACTGGGCCTTCTATGCGGAGGCGGTGAGGCGGGAGCGGTACGAGCTGGACACCAACGCCCTGCGGCCCTACTTCGAGGTGGACCGCACCCTGGTGGACGGGGTCTTCTTCGCCGCCACCAGCCTCTACGGCATCACCTTCACCGCTCGCGACGATCTGCAGGCCTATCATCCCGAGGCGCGGGTGTTCGAGGTACGCAACGCCGACGGCTCCGAGCTCGGGCTCTTCATCGCCGACTACTTCACCCGCGACTCGAAGCGCGGCGGCGCCTGGATGAACTCGCTGGTGACCCAGTCGAGACTGCTCGACCAGAAACCGGTCGTGCTGAACAACATGAACATCCCGAAGCCGCCTCCGGGCCAGCCGGCGCTAATGAGCCTGGACGAGGTCCGGACCATGTTCCACGAGTTCGGTCATGCGTTGCACGGACTCTTCTCCTCGGTCACCTACCCACGGGTGGCCGGTACGGCGGTGGCCCGCGACTTCGTCGAGTACCCCTCGCAGGTCAACGAGATGTGGCTGAGCTGGCCCGAGGTGATCGCCAACTACACCAGGCATCACGAGTCGGCGGAGCCGCTGCCGGCGGACGTGATCACCAGGATCGAGGAGTCGTCGGCGTTCAACCAGGGCTTCGAGACCGTGTCGTACCTGGCCGCGACCTGGCTGGACCTGTGCTGGCACCGACTCGGCGCAGCTGAGGCTCGGGCGTTGGAGGGCTCGATCGAGGACTTCGAGCGCCGGGCCCTCGAGCAGGTCGGGCTGGCGCTCGAGACCGTTCCGCCTCGCTATCGCAGTGCCTACTTCAACCACATCTTCGCCAGCGGCTACGCGTCCGGCTATTACTCCTACATCTGGAGCGAGGTGCTGGACGCCGACACGGTGGAGTGGTTCAAGGAGTCTGGCGGCCTGCAGCGCCGCAACGGCGACCTCTTCCGCGACGCCCTGCTCGCCCGCGGGGCCAGCGGCCCCGAGATGTCCTTCTTCGAGTCCTTCCGGGGGCGGCCCGCCTCGATCACTCCGCTGCTGGAGCGTCGCGGTCTGGCCAGCGCCCCGAGTTCGCCCTAG
- a CDS encoding sigma-70 family RNA polymerase sigma factor: protein MTQDGLSVVPSGELVAEAKAGDRTAIDLLIGLVRPLIYRYCRSRLASYAGGLDIADDVAQETCMAVYRVLPWYEDRGVPFASWLYAIASHKVADAQRSYLRSPTLLDELPEVAEPSPTPEERLIAAANAGIVLDLVDQLPEKMRNVVMLRTGGATAEETAVMLGMSAGAVRVTHHRALTKLRALAHQAGAVPDPSVDGSDLLETAS, encoded by the coding sequence ATGACGCAGGACGGTCTGTCGGTGGTGCCGAGCGGCGAGCTCGTCGCCGAGGCGAAGGCCGGTGACCGCACCGCGATCGACCTCCTGATCGGGTTGGTCCGCCCGCTGATCTACCGTTACTGCCGGTCTCGGCTGGCCAGCTATGCCGGTGGCCTGGACATCGCCGACGACGTCGCGCAGGAGACCTGCATGGCTGTCTACCGGGTACTGCCATGGTACGAGGACAGGGGAGTGCCGTTCGCCTCCTGGCTGTATGCCATCGCCTCCCACAAGGTGGCCGATGCGCAGCGGTCCTACCTCCGGTCGCCGACCCTCCTCGATGAGCTCCCGGAGGTGGCCGAGCCCTCACCGACACCGGAGGAGCGGCTGATCGCAGCCGCCAACGCCGGCATCGTCCTCGACCTGGTGGACCAGCTGCCGGAGAAGATGCGCAACGTCGTGATGCTGCGCACCGGCGGGGCAACGGCCGAGGAGACCGCAGTGATGCTCGGCATGAGTGCCGGAGCGGTACGGGTGACCCACCACCGCGCGCTGACCAAGTTGCGGGCGCTGGCGCATCAGGCCGGCGCGGTGCCGGACCCGTCGGTGGATGGCAGCGACCTGCTCGAGACCGCCAGCTGA
- the guaB gene encoding IMP dehydrogenase: MRVPRLRERQLVSQSAGDLTASGVPQPFETLGLTFDDVLLQPAQSEIIPSEVDTTTHISKRISIRIPLVSSPMDTVTESRMAVAIARQGGLGVLHRNLSIEDQAHQVDVVKRSEAGMVDEPITISPDATIGEADELCGLYRISGVPVVDAEMRLLGIVTNRDMRFEHDPTRLVGEVMTKMPLVTGPVGIAGDDAMRLLAQNKIEKLPLVDPQGRLKGLITLKDFVKSDKYPNASKDPQGRLRVGAAVGFFGDAWERAMALIDEGVDLLIVDTAHGHTQGVLDMIRRLKSERAASEVDIIGGNVATFAGAKALVEAGVDGVKVGVGPGSICTTRVVAGVGVPQVTAIHNASRACRPAGVPVIGDGGLQYSGDIAKALVAGADTVMLGSLLAGCDESPGDLVFINGKQFKTYRGMGSLGAMAARGRKPSYSKDRYFQSDVGTDDKLIAEGIEGQVPYRGPVEAVAYQLVGGLRQSMFYTGAGTITELQERGSFVRITSAGLRESHPHDIQMTVEAPNYSGQ, encoded by the coding sequence ATGAGGGTTCCCCGTTTGCGCGAAAGGCAACTTGTGTCGCAGTCCGCTGGTGATCTCACCGCCTCTGGTGTACCTCAACCGTTCGAAACTCTTGGCCTGACCTTCGACGATGTGCTGTTGCAGCCGGCCCAGAGCGAGATCATCCCCTCCGAGGTCGATACCACTACCCACATCTCCAAGCGGATCTCCATCCGCATCCCGCTGGTGTCGTCGCCGATGGACACCGTGACGGAGTCCCGGATGGCCGTCGCCATCGCCCGTCAGGGCGGACTCGGCGTGCTGCACCGCAACCTCTCGATCGAGGACCAGGCCCATCAGGTCGACGTCGTGAAGCGCTCCGAGGCCGGCATGGTGGACGAGCCGATCACCATCTCGCCGGACGCCACGATCGGGGAGGCCGACGAGCTCTGCGGTCTGTACCGGATCTCCGGGGTGCCGGTCGTCGACGCCGAGATGCGGCTGCTCGGGATCGTCACCAACCGGGACATGCGCTTCGAGCACGACCCGACCCGGCTGGTCGGCGAGGTGATGACCAAGATGCCGTTGGTCACCGGCCCGGTCGGCATCGCCGGCGACGACGCGATGCGGCTGCTGGCACAGAACAAGATCGAGAAACTGCCACTGGTCGACCCGCAGGGTCGGCTCAAGGGCCTGATCACCTTGAAGGACTTCGTCAAGTCCGACAAATACCCGAACGCCTCGAAGGACCCGCAGGGTCGGCTGCGGGTCGGCGCGGCCGTCGGCTTCTTCGGCGATGCATGGGAGCGGGCGATGGCGCTGATCGACGAGGGCGTCGACCTGCTCATCGTCGACACCGCCCACGGCCACACCCAGGGCGTGCTGGACATGATCCGCCGGTTGAAGTCCGAGCGGGCCGCCTCCGAGGTCGACATCATCGGCGGCAACGTCGCCACCTTCGCCGGGGCCAAGGCACTGGTCGAGGCCGGCGTCGACGGCGTCAAGGTCGGCGTCGGTCCGGGCTCGATCTGCACCACCCGGGTGGTCGCGGGCGTCGGCGTACCGCAGGTGACAGCCATCCACAACGCCTCCCGGGCCTGCCGGCCAGCCGGTGTACCGGTGATCGGCGACGGCGGTCTGCAGTACTCCGGCGACATCGCCAAGGCGCTGGTGGCCGGTGCGGACACGGTGATGCTGGGTTCGCTGCTGGCCGGCTGCGACGAGAGCCCCGGCGACCTCGTCTTCATCAACGGCAAGCAGTTCAAGACCTACCGCGGGATGGGGTCGCTCGGGGCGATGGCCGCCCGCGGCCGGAAGCCGTCCTACTCCAAGGACCGGTACTTCCAGAGCGACGTCGGTACCGACGACAAGCTGATCGCCGAAGGGATCGAGGGTCAGGTGCCCTATCGGGGGCCGGTCGAGGCGGTGGCCTACCAGCTGGTCGGTGGGCTGCGGCAGTCGATGTTCTACACCGGCGCCGGCACCATCACCGAGCTCCAGGAACGCGGCTCGTTCGTCCGGATCACCTCGGCCGGGCTCCGCGAGTCGCACCCGCACGACATCCAGATGACGGTTGAAGCCCCGAACTACTCGGGTCAGTAA
- a CDS encoding GuaB3 family IMP dehydrogenase-related protein: MYEIGRSKRAEQAFAFDDIAIVPSRRTRGDDEVSLSWRIDAQTFAFPLIAAPMDSVMSPQTAITVGRLGGLGVLNLEGLWTRYAEPQPLLDELAGIEDPLAATRRMQQIYAEPIKPELIRLRMSEIREAGVPAAGSLSPQNTQAYAQAVVDSGVDFFVIRGTTVSAEHVSKEHEPLNLKQFIYDLDVPVIVGGCATHQAALHLMRAGAAGVLVGFGGGAAHTTRSVLGVAVPMASAVSDVAAARRDYLDESGGRYVHVIADGSIGRSGDIAKAIACGADAVMVGSPLARADEAPGRGYHWGAEAWHDSLPRGERVKFNPVGSLEQILLGPSSVPDGTMNLVGALRKAMGTTGYTEVKEFQRVEVVVG; encoded by the coding sequence ATGTACGAGATCGGTCGCAGCAAACGGGCTGAGCAAGCCTTCGCGTTCGACGACATCGCCATCGTCCCGTCGCGCCGCACCCGTGGCGACGACGAGGTGTCGTTGTCCTGGCGGATCGACGCCCAGACGTTCGCCTTTCCGCTGATCGCCGCACCGATGGACTCGGTGATGTCGCCGCAGACAGCGATCACGGTCGGCCGCCTCGGCGGCCTGGGTGTCCTCAACCTGGAGGGTCTGTGGACCCGTTATGCCGAGCCGCAGCCGCTGCTCGACGAGCTGGCCGGCATCGAGGACCCGCTGGCCGCGACCCGACGGATGCAGCAGATCTATGCCGAGCCGATCAAGCCCGAGCTGATCAGGTTGCGGATGTCGGAGATCCGCGAGGCCGGGGTGCCGGCAGCGGGATCGCTGTCGCCGCAGAACACCCAGGCCTACGCTCAGGCCGTCGTCGACTCCGGCGTGGACTTCTTCGTCATCCGCGGCACCACTGTGTCGGCCGAGCACGTGTCGAAGGAGCACGAGCCGCTGAACCTGAAGCAGTTCATCTACGACCTCGACGTACCGGTGATCGTCGGCGGTTGCGCCACCCACCAGGCGGCGTTGCACCTGATGCGGGCCGGCGCCGCCGGTGTTCTGGTCGGCTTCGGCGGCGGGGCAGCGCACACCACCCGGTCCGTACTGGGCGTCGCCGTGCCGATGGCCTCAGCCGTGTCCGATGTCGCGGCCGCTCGGCGCGACTATCTGGACGAGTCCGGTGGCCGCTATGTCCATGTCATCGCGGACGGGTCGATCGGCCGGTCCGGTGACATCGCCAAGGCGATCGCCTGCGGAGCCGACGCGGTGATGGTCGGCTCGCCACTGGCCCGGGCCGACGAGGCGCCCGGCCGCGGCTACCACTGGGGCGCGGAGGCCTGGCACGACAGCCTGCCGCGCGGTGAGCGGGTGAAGTTCAACCCCGTCGGCAGCCTCGAGCAGATCCTGCTCGGCCCGTCGTCGGTCCCAGACGGCACCATGAACCTGGTCGGTGCCCTCCGCAAGGCGATGGGCACCACCGGATACACCGAGGTGAAGGAGTTCCAGCGGGTCGAGGTCGTCGTCGGCTAA
- a CDS encoding immune inhibitor A domain-containing protein, which translates to MSRVTSRGGLRRLTAATLAAGLAIAGLVGVGSTTAAADPPASSRTRVASDTRDVGENVRKQQKVHLSKSERAEFADDAPAAQSRTQLRSQAAADEATGTPIGGEKSWLVLNDYTGSYNAASYVLRGVGQDIEVWVQKNIDFPAGDCRNDGVRNVVTDQQVQSLITEFDSNILPKESEAFSVAPERDGTQSVDVGFGAPLWQILGGGNPDYYKGDGKKTVALISNVRDANYYAPTTPDGQTYIAGFFSPLYNEAFDRNVMTIDSYDWLHRTGANPPDETPGGLCSAKQAARPHAYEGTFAHEYQHLLQYYTDPGENTWLNEGLSDYAQTLVGYVDTTIPYGQKGADSHISCFQGFLGSDTFPYCGAENSLTRWADQGSPSILSDYGAAYSFVTYVADTFGEQAVTFLHRDGANGLASLQSYLDDHAPGLRSTDVVHDWATAMAVDGWLDGKATGLNRDQRSRFSSKQLHSAIDWAWSGSYDSPGAPANGSDYVLGMDGRPVNGNTLGKVQFRGAPSYAPDPLEWTIADGALYAGEGNELDRAAVYSVDVPAGGNLTFTTRYDIEQGWDFGVVQVSTDGGKSYTTLANADTTSTHADGADGKIVSQLPGLTGLSGGWRNETFDLSAYAGKSVLLSFRYLTDAAANGNGGTGPTGWWVKDVKVGDTQVTTGATTDGARSATEVSPIPVAGWKLQAVGWTLSGTKVRYLEVKLNRHNAATLDRKALRKRFSKVDRIGFIVTVDDPKEVATKNASYRLRVNGTLQPGGSGNTGVSPGQLPLSRQLPVRTS; encoded by the coding sequence ATGTCTCGAGTCACGAGTCGGGGAGGGCTGCGCCGACTGACCGCGGCCACCCTCGCCGCAGGGCTGGCGATCGCCGGCCTGGTGGGTGTCGGCAGCACGACCGCAGCAGCCGATCCGCCCGCATCGTCGAGGACCCGCGTCGCCTCCGACACGCGCGACGTGGGCGAGAACGTCCGCAAGCAGCAGAAGGTCCACCTGTCCAAGTCGGAGCGGGCCGAGTTCGCCGACGATGCCCCGGCAGCCCAGTCACGGACGCAACTGCGCTCCCAGGCGGCCGCGGATGAGGCGACCGGCACCCCGATCGGCGGTGAGAAGTCCTGGCTGGTGCTGAACGACTACACCGGCAGCTACAACGCGGCGTCCTACGTACTGCGCGGCGTCGGGCAGGACATCGAGGTCTGGGTGCAGAAGAACATCGACTTCCCGGCCGGCGACTGTCGCAATGACGGCGTCCGCAACGTGGTCACCGACCAGCAGGTCCAGTCGCTGATCACCGAGTTCGACAGCAACATCCTGCCCAAGGAGTCGGAGGCCTTCTCGGTGGCTCCCGAGCGGGACGGCACCCAGTCCGTCGACGTCGGTTTCGGCGCACCGCTGTGGCAGATCCTCGGCGGCGGGAACCCCGACTACTACAAGGGTGACGGCAAGAAGACGGTGGCGCTGATCAGCAATGTGCGGGACGCCAACTACTACGCCCCGACCACCCCGGACGGCCAGACCTACATCGCCGGCTTCTTCTCCCCGCTCTACAACGAGGCGTTCGACCGCAACGTGATGACGATCGACTCCTACGACTGGCTGCACCGCACCGGCGCCAACCCGCCGGACGAGACCCCGGGCGGGTTGTGCAGCGCCAAGCAGGCGGCGCGTCCGCACGCGTACGAGGGCACCTTCGCCCATGAGTACCAGCACCTGCTGCAGTACTACACCGACCCGGGGGAGAACACCTGGCTGAACGAGGGTCTGTCCGACTATGCCCAGACGCTGGTCGGCTACGTCGACACCACGATCCCGTACGGGCAGAAGGGGGCGGACTCGCACATCAGCTGCTTCCAGGGCTTCCTGGGCAGTGACACCTTCCCCTACTGCGGGGCGGAGAACTCGCTCACCCGTTGGGCCGACCAGGGGTCACCCTCCATCCTGTCCGACTACGGCGCGGCGTACTCCTTCGTCACCTATGTCGCGGACACCTTCGGTGAGCAGGCGGTCACCTTCCTGCACCGCGACGGCGCCAACGGGCTCGCCTCGCTGCAGAGTTACCTGGACGACCACGCGCCCGGTCTGAGGTCCACCGACGTGGTCCACGACTGGGCCACGGCGATGGCGGTCGACGGCTGGCTGGACGGCAAGGCGACGGGGCTCAACCGGGACCAGCGGTCGCGGTTCAGCTCCAAGCAGCTGCACTCGGCGATCGACTGGGCCTGGAGCGGCTCCTATGACTCGCCAGGGGCTCCGGCCAACGGTTCGGACTACGTGCTGGGGATGGACGGCCGGCCGGTGAACGGCAACACCCTCGGCAAGGTCCAGTTCCGAGGCGCACCCAGCTATGCGCCGGACCCGCTCGAGTGGACCATCGCGGACGGGGCGCTGTATGCCGGCGAGGGCAACGAGCTCGACCGTGCCGCCGTCTACTCCGTCGACGTCCCGGCGGGCGGCAACCTGACCTTCACCACCCGGTACGACATCGAGCAGGGCTGGGACTTCGGCGTCGTGCAGGTCTCGACCGACGGCGGCAAGTCCTACACCACCCTGGCCAACGCCGACACGACCAGCACGCACGCCGACGGCGCTGACGGCAAGATCGTGTCCCAGCTGCCCGGGCTCACCGGGCTGAGCGGTGGCTGGCGGAACGAGACGTTCGACCTGAGCGCCTACGCCGGCAAGAGTGTGCTGCTGTCGTTCCGCTACCTCACCGATGCGGCCGCCAACGGCAACGGTGGGACCGGCCCGACGGGCTGGTGGGTGAAGGACGTCAAGGTGGGTGACACCCAGGTCACCACCGGCGCGACCACCGACGGTGCCCGGTCGGCGACCGAGGTGTCGCCGATCCCGGTGGCCGGCTGGAAGCTGCAGGCCGTCGGCTGGACGCTGAGCGGTACGAAGGTCCGCTACCTGGAGGTCAAGCTGAACAGGCACAACGCCGCGACGCTCGACCGCAAGGCGCTGAGGAAGCGGTTCAGCAAGGTAGACCGGATCGGCTTCATCGTCACCGTGGACGACCCGAAGGAGGTGGCGACCAAGAACGCCAGCTACCGGCTCCGGGTCAACGGGACGCTGCAGCCGGGTGGCTCGGGCAACACCGGCGTCTCACCCGGCCAGCTGCCCCTCTCCCGGCAGCTGCCGGTCCGCACCAGCTGA
- a CDS encoding chorismate mutase: MSDDVTGELNRLRDSIDNMDAALVHLLAERFKITQQVGVLKAEHGLPPADPAREARQIARLRALALEAKLDPEFAEKFLNFVVAEVVRHHQSIAERA, translated from the coding sequence GTGAGCGATGACGTGACCGGCGAGTTGAACCGCCTCAGAGACAGCATCGACAACATGGACGCTGCTCTGGTGCACCTGCTGGCCGAGCGGTTCAAGATCACCCAGCAGGTGGGGGTGCTGAAAGCGGAGCACGGCCTCCCGCCGGCCGATCCTGCCCGTGAGGCGCGGCAGATTGCTCGGCTCCGTGCTCTGGCGCTGGAGGCCAAGCTGGATCCGGAGTTTGCCGAGAAGTTCCTCAACTTCGTGGTGGCCGAGGTCGTCCGGCACCATCAGTCCATCGCCGAACGGGCCTGA
- a CDS encoding FAD-binding dehydrogenase, with protein sequence MDADVIVVGAGLSGLVATATAAAAGRSVLLVDGEALQSLGGQAHWSLGGLFLVDTPEQRRLRVHDSEEIALADWLGSAAFDRGEDYWPRRWAEAYVHFAAGELRSWLHRLGVRWFPLVQWAERGGYPAPGHGNTVPRFHVTWGTGPGLVAPFAAQVLQSQTVRIRSRHRVDHLQVDESEVRIGGRVLEPTTAARGVPTSRTAVGDFSFSAGAVIIASGGIGANVDLVRRYWPTQWGQPPQQLISGVPDYVDGSMIEVAQTAGGRVINSDRMWHYPEGIINHSPIWTSHGIRILPGPSSLWLDAHGQRLPAPLFPGFDALGALRHITRTGYDYSWFVLDLTTIAAEFALSGSEQNADLTGKDVRGLTSRVRGGPTPEVQAFLDRGVDFVSAATVTELAGKMNALAGERLVNADALGQIIEARDLQVRSGLGKDPQVVASRAARSFLGDRLIRVAPPHELLDRRRPGTASAEHGPLIAVRLHILTRKTLGGLETDLSGRVLRPDGSLLPGVYAVGEAAGFGGGGMHGYRALEGTFLGGCLFSGKVAGAAVADGG encoded by the coding sequence ATGGACGCTGATGTGATCGTGGTCGGCGCGGGCCTGTCCGGACTGGTCGCGACGGCCACTGCGGCAGCGGCCGGCCGGTCGGTGCTGCTGGTCGACGGCGAGGCGTTGCAGTCGCTGGGCGGCCAGGCGCACTGGTCCCTGGGCGGGCTCTTCCTGGTCGACACCCCGGAGCAACGCCGGCTGCGGGTTCACGACTCAGAGGAGATCGCCCTGGCCGACTGGCTGGGTTCGGCGGCCTTCGACCGAGGTGAGGACTACTGGCCACGCAGGTGGGCCGAGGCGTATGTGCATTTCGCCGCAGGAGAGCTGCGGAGCTGGCTGCACCGGCTCGGGGTCCGCTGGTTCCCGCTGGTGCAGTGGGCCGAACGTGGCGGATACCCCGCGCCCGGCCACGGCAACACGGTCCCCCGCTTCCACGTCACCTGGGGCACCGGCCCGGGACTGGTGGCACCGTTCGCGGCCCAGGTGCTGCAGTCGCAGACCGTGCGGATCCGCAGTCGGCATCGGGTCGATCACCTGCAGGTCGACGAGTCCGAGGTGCGCATCGGCGGACGGGTGCTGGAGCCCACCACCGCAGCCCGCGGGGTTCCGACCAGCCGGACCGCGGTGGGCGACTTCTCCTTCAGCGCGGGGGCGGTGATCATCGCCAGCGGCGGGATCGGCGCCAACGTCGACCTGGTGCGCCGGTACTGGCCCACCCAGTGGGGACAGCCGCCGCAGCAGCTGATCTCCGGGGTGCCGGACTATGTCGACGGTTCCATGATCGAGGTCGCCCAGACGGCCGGCGGCCGGGTGATCAACTCCGACCGGATGTGGCACTACCCGGAGGGGATCATCAACCATTCGCCGATCTGGACGTCTCACGGCATCCGGATCCTGCCCGGCCCGTCGTCGCTGTGGCTCGATGCGCACGGGCAGCGGCTGCCGGCGCCGCTGTTCCCCGGCTTTGACGCGCTCGGTGCCCTGCGCCACATCACCCGAACCGGCTACGACTACTCCTGGTTCGTGCTGGACCTGACCACCATCGCCGCCGAGTTCGCCCTGTCGGGCTCGGAGCAGAACGCCGACCTGACCGGCAAGGACGTCAGAGGCCTGACCTCCCGAGTCCGCGGCGGTCCGACGCCTGAGGTCCAGGCCTTCCTTGACCGGGGCGTCGACTTCGTCTCCGCCGCCACGGTGACCGAGCTGGCTGGAAAGATGAACGCGCTGGCCGGCGAGCGGCTGGTCAACGCCGACGCGCTCGGCCAGATCATCGAGGCCCGTGATCTGCAGGTACGCAGCGGTCTGGGCAAGGATCCGCAGGTGGTCGCCAGCCGGGCAGCCCGCAGCTTCCTTGGCGATCGGCTCATCCGGGTCGCACCGCCTCACGAGCTGTTGGACCGGCGGCGCCCGGGCACCGCGTCGGCCGAGCACGGGCCGCTGATCGCCGTCCGACTGCACATCCTGACGCGCAAGACCCTCGGTGGGCTGGAGACCGACCTGTCGGGTCGCGTACTCCGCCCCGACGGCAGCCTGCTGCCCGGGGTCTACGCCGTCGGTGAGGCGGCCGGCTTCGGGGGTGGCGGAATGCACGGCTACCGGGCCCTGGAGGGAACCTTCCTGGGCGGCTGCCTGTTCTCTGGCAAGGTGGCCGGGGCTGCGGTCGCCGACGGGGGCTGA